A genomic region of Carassius carassius chromosome 13, fCarCar2.1, whole genome shotgun sequence contains the following coding sequences:
- the rpp25b gene encoding ribonuclease P protein subunit p25b, translating to MELIGDRDARLSVPGQTTSASASSPLLKQTHAGGFKKVCRIEEESTCPFPGLPAGVLEMRVKEGSKIRNLMGFAMARMQSDPRDAGQTGLRQVVFTGSGRAVTKTITCAEIMKRKLGGLHQMTKLQYKGLREVWESQEEGDSEVTVHRTLPSISILLSKDPLDPLEPGYQPPENSLWEERNGGDASQTAETEPQAKRVCL from the coding sequence ATGGAGCTCATTGGTGATCGGGACGCCCGGCTGTCCGTTCCAGGTCAGACTACAAGCGCCTCCGCCTCGTCTCCTTTGCTGAAACAGACTCATGCAGGCGGATTTAAGAAAGTGTGTCGGATCGAAGAGGAAAGCACGTGTCCGTTCCCTGGCCTGCCGGCAGGTGTGCTAGAAATGAGGGTTAAAGAGGGCAGCAAAATTCGCAATCTCATGGGTTTCGCCATGGCACGCATGCAGAGCGACCCTCGGGACGCCGGTCAAACCGGACTGAGACAAGTAGTTTTCACCGGGTCCGGACGAGCCGTGACCAAAACCATCACGTGTGCCGAGATCATGAAGAGAAAGCTCGGCGGCCTCCATCAGATGACCAAGCTGCAGTACAAGGGTCTGCGAGAGGTCTGGGAGAGCCAAGAAGAAGGCGATTCGGAGGTGACCGTCCACCGGACGCTTCCCTCAATCAGCATCTTGCTCTCCAAAGACCCACTGGACCCTCTGGAACCAGGCTACCAGCCTCCGGAGAACAGCTTGTGGGAGGAGAGGAACGGAGGAGACGCTTCACAGACGGCTGAGACTGAGCCTCAGGCGAAGAGAGTCTGTCTCTGA
- the fam219b gene encoding protein FAM219B, which yields MSDATESREQRAPLSSAAMKRAEISDQPRAVEKRGPYLMFKAPGFHTTLQKHRDTARRALQKRGLGSGRTRHKPQTVSFSKGYAALSQTGEDSLVSLDSDSDAELDCSSGYSSAEVHPELSRQLLKDGYHLDEIPDDEDLDLIPPKALSSSVCCCSDAVSCCLQ from the exons ATGAGCGACGCGACGGAGAGTCGAGAGCAGCGAGCTCCTCTGTCTTCAGCCGCGATGAAG AGAGCTGAAATCAGTGACCAGCCGCGAGCGGTGGAGAAGAGAGGGCCGTATCTCATGTTCAAGGCTCCTGGTTTCCACACCACGCTCC AGAAGCACAGAGACACAGCCAGACGAGCTCTGCAGAAGAGAGGATTGGGCTCAGGGAGGACACGACACAAACCACAGac TGTGAGCTTCAGTAAGGGCTACGCTGCTCTGAGTCAGACGGGAGAGGATTCGCTCGTCTCGCTGGACTCTGACAG TGATGCAGAGCTGGACTGTTCGTCTGGATATTCCTCAGCTGAG GTGCATCCTGAGCTGAGCAGGCAGCTGCTGAAGGACGGATATCATCTGGATGAGATCCCTGATGATGAGGATCTGGACCTGATTCCCCCGAAAGCCCTGAGCTCGTCCGTCTGCTGCTGCTCTGATGCTGTCTCCTGCTGTCTGCAGTGA